TTCTACTATCCAAGGAAGCCAAGAGATAAAGCGATTTCTTGCTAAAGATTGATCGCAAGCTTCATGCAATCTATTTACAAAAATTTCATCTTTGTAAATATGAAAATCTATCCTAGAGAGATGCAAGACATCATAAGCCTTTTTTGGGAGATAGAATTGCTTATAAAGTTTTTTTGCATCATAAATATGATCAACATCAATTTTAATAAACCACTCCCCTTTGGGTATAAAACTAAAGACATATTTGTAGTATTTATAGAGTTTGTTGTGTTCATTTTCTGGGTTTGTTATCTGCACTTCATAAGGATATTTTACTGGTATAAAAGAAGGGTATTTTTTGCAGAAATCTAAGATAATCTCCTCGCTTCCATCGGTGCAATCATTGTATCCAATAACTCCCCTTTGAATGGCTGGCAGGAGAGATTCAAGGCTAAATTGTAAAGTGCTTGCTTCATTTTTTACTCGGATGTAAGCCCAAGGATTTAAGCGTGATTTAGGATTTTTTGAGTTTTTATCAAAATCAAAATAGCCTTTGTGGGGGGGGGGGGATTTTCAGAGATATTTTTGTTGATTGTAATAAAATGTTGATTTTCTATTGCATTAATTTTTTCTAGGACATTGGCGGGTATATGAGAATCAAGTCTGTCTCTAGGGATAAAAATGTGGTTGTCGCAAATTTTTTTGCGCAATGCTCTCTTTTTTTCTCTGTCAAAAATGAAAGCACTAAGAAATTCTGCTAGGATTTTTCTAAAATAAAATTCAAACATTTGAAGCCCTTTATGAGATGTGGTAGAATAAAAATATAGATTATTATAGTATAGTATAGTATCACTTGGGCTTAAAAAGTCCTAAAGCAGGAGTATCAATGGGAATGACTGGGTTGAAGGTGCGACTCCCTAAAATTAGTGTTTGTATGATTGTCAAAAATGCGGAATCCACTTTAGAGGAATGTTTGGAATCCTTAAGGTGTTTTGATGAGATTATCCTACTGGATAATAAAAGCACAGATAACACACTGCAAATCGCACAAGAATTTAATAAAACTTATGGAAATCTTAAAGTCTTTGAGAGTGAGTTTATTGGGTTTGGAGCGTTAAAAAATCTAGCATTAAACAAGGCTAGCAATGCTTGGGTGTTTAGTATTGATGCTGATGAGGTGCTTGATAGGGCAGTATTAAAAGAGCTTGGGGGCTTGCAATGGAGCGAAAATTTAATCCTAGCAATGCCTAGAAAAAATCTGTATCGTGGAGAGTGGATTAAGGCTTGTGGTTGGTATCCGGATTTTGTTAATAGGATTTTTAATAAAACACACACACAATTTAACACAAATTTGGTGCATGAAAGTTTAGAGATTAAAAAAGACACGCAAATTACGCGTTTAAAAAATGGTCTTTTGCATTATGCTTATTATGATATGGAAACTTTGCTTACAAAAATGCAACACTACTCTATGTTGTGGGCAAAGCAAAATCTCCATAAAAAAAGTTCAATGTTTAAGGCGATTTTGCACGGGGGCTTTAAGTTTATGCGGGATTATTTTTTTAAAAAAGGATTCCTATATGGTTATAAAGGCTTTATAATTAGTGTTTGTAATGGGCTTGGAGCGTTTTTTAAATACGCAAAACTTTATGAATTGCAAAATGGAATCCCAAAAAGTGTTAGTTTAATTATCACAACTTACAACCAAAAAGAGCGTTTGGGGTTAGTTTTGGATTCCATTAAAGAGCTTGAAATATTGCCTAATGAAGTGCTTGTGGCAGATGATGGTAGCAAGGAGGACACAAAAGAGTTGATAGAATCTTATAGGGTGGATTTTCCTTGTATATTAAAGCATATTTGGCAAGAAGACAAGGGGTTTAGGCTAAGTGCTATAAGAAACAAAGCGATTTTAGCAGCAAGTGGAGAGTATATTATTATCGTTGATGGCGATATGGTGCTAGAATCGCATTTTATTAAAGATCATTTGCGTTTTGCCAAACCTAAGAGATTTTTACAAGGTTCAAGGGTGATTTTGGATTCTTTGCAGACAAAAGATATATTAGAGCAGGGGGGGGGGATTTATAAGGTTTATGGGCATAAAAGTTTCAAATCTAGGCGTTGTTGGTTGCTTTCTTATTTGGTGTATGCAAATTCGGCAATCTCAAAGGATTTTTTTAAAACGCGTGATTTTATTAAAGGAATTAGGGGCTGTAATATGAGTTTTTATAGGCAGGATTGCTTGGATATTGGCGGATTTAATGAGAGATTTATTGGCTGGGGGAGAGAGGATTCGGAGTTTGTCGCAAGGTTTTTGTTTAATGGGGGGGAGCTTAGGCGATTGAAGTTTGCAGGAATTGCTTATCATTTATATCATTTAGAGAATAATCGTGCAATGTTGGAATCTAATCACAAAATTTATATTCAAACTATCAAGGAGCAAAAAACGCAATGGGAGTAATTAAAAAGATTCTCTTAACCATTGGCGATATTACCATAAAAGGTGGGGCGGAACGGGTTGTTGTAAATCTTGCCAATGCCTTTGTGGAGTATGGATATGATGTTGAGATTTTAAGTTTTTATAAAGGTGGTAGCAAGGAATCTTACGCGCTAGATTCCAAAGTAAGGCTTAGATATTTAAACACAACTTCAATGGATAACAAGCGCAAAAGCCTTGTGTATAGGCTGTTTTACAAGATTTATGAGAGCTATTGGTTAAATAAGAATTATAGGGATAAGGATTTTATTCTTTTTAATAACTCTCCACATTTTCCCCTGTTTAAGCGCAAAAATACGCATTATGTAAAGATTATACATACTATTTCTAAAGGGAGATATTTAAGGCGATATAATTTTTTTGACACACTTGTGCTTGTATCTTCTAGAGAGCTTGAGTTTTGGCAGGGGAAGCATAAAAATGTGCTAACGATTCCAAATTTTTTGCCAAATATTCCAAGGGAAAACACAGATTATGCGCAAAAAGTTGTGCTTAGTGTGGGGAGAATGACGGACAATGATGAAAAAGGCTTTAAACGCCTTGTAGAAATATGGAATCTTATTGCACAAAAAGATTGGAAGTTGTGTATCGTGGGGCAGGGGGAGAGTAGAGATGAGATTGTAGAAAAGATTAGGGAATTTGATCTTTGGGATTCTGTGATTTTAGAGGATTTTACAGATAAAATTAGTGAGAAATATCTAAGCTCTAGCGTATATGCGATGACAAGTTATGTAGAGGGGCTTCCTATGGTGTTACTAGAAGCAAGCTCTTATGGATTGCCTTGTGTGGCGTTTGATATTAGCAGCGGACCTAGCGATATTATAGAGAATCAAAAAAGCGGATTTTTAATTGCTGATGGGGATTTGCAAGAATACGCAAGGCAATTGGCGCAATTAATGGAGAGTGAGAGTTTAAGGGGGAAAATGGGAGAGAGTGCAAAGCAAAGGGTGCAAAAGAAGTTTTCTAAAGAAGTGGTAATACAAGAGTGGGAGAAGTTTTTGGGTTTTTTAAAGATTTAAATAGTGTGTAGAGCTATGAAAAGAGTGTGGATATTTTGATAGATGGGATCTTGGGGTTTGTTATGGAATTTATTGTAAACTTAGTTTTGTTTAATTAAAATTCAGCAAAAAGCAGATCGGAGATGGTTTAATGATTTTTAGAAAAATAAAGAAGATTGTCAAAAATGAGTTAGATTTACTTAAAGCAAAATTAGATTTAAAATATAATGAAGATTCTGTCCTATCTTTTAGAGATTTTATTCTACAAAAAAAAGAAAAACTACCAATACAGAAACACTCTTTCTTGCTTTTTTC
The Helicobacter winghamensis ATCC BAA-430 DNA segment above includes these coding regions:
- a CDS encoding glycosyltransferase family 2 protein produces the protein MRLPKISVCMIVKNAESTLEECLESLRCFDEIILLDNKSTDNTLQIAQEFNKTYGNLKVFESEFIGFGALKNLALNKASNAWVFSIDADEVLDRAVLKELGGLQWSENLILAMPRKNLYRGEWIKACGWYPDFVNRIFNKTHTQFNTNLVHESLEIKKDTQITRLKNGLLHYAYYDMETLLTKMQHYSMLWAKQNLHKKSSMFKAILHGGFKFMRDYFFKKGFLYGYKGFIISVCNGLGAFFKYAKLYELQNGIPKSVSLIITTYNQKERLGLVLDSIKELEILPNEVLVADDGSKEDTKELIESYRVDFPCILKHIWQEDKGFRLSAIRNKAILAASGEYIIIVDGDMVLESHFIKDHLRFAKPKRFLQGSRVILDSLQTKDILEQGGGIYKVYGHKSFKSRRCWLLSYLVYANSAISKDFFKTRDFIKGIRGCNMSFYRQDCLDIGGFNERFIGWGREDSEFVARFLFNGGELRRLKFAGIAYHLYHLENNRAMLESNHKIYIQTIKEQKTQWE
- a CDS encoding glycosyltransferase family 4 protein; protein product: MGVIKKILLTIGDITIKGGAERVVVNLANAFVEYGYDVEILSFYKGGSKESYALDSKVRLRYLNTTSMDNKRKSLVYRLFYKIYESYWLNKNYRDKDFILFNNSPHFPLFKRKNTHYVKIIHTISKGRYLRRYNFFDTLVLVSSRELEFWQGKHKNVLTIPNFLPNIPRENTDYAQKVVLSVGRMTDNDEKGFKRLVEIWNLIAQKDWKLCIVGQGESRDEIVEKIREFDLWDSVILEDFTDKISEKYLSSSVYAMTSYVEGLPMVLLEASSYGLPCVAFDISSGPSDIIENQKSGFLIADGDLQEYARQLAQLMESESLRGKMGESAKQRVQKKFSKEVVIQEWEKFLGFLKI